In a single window of the Danio rerio strain Tuebingen ecotype United States chromosome 20, GRCz12tu, whole genome shotgun sequence genome:
- the ttbk2b gene encoding tau-tubulin kinase 2b: MSGTVEQTDILAVGSMVRERWRVLKKIGGGGFGEIYEVLDHVNQVSVALKVESAQQPKQVLKMEVAVLKRLQGKDHVCRFVGCGRNDRFNYVVMELQGRNLADLRRNMSHGTFSVSTTLRLGRQILEAIESIHSVGFLHRDIKPSNFAMGRLNSTCRTCYMLDFGLARQFTNSCQEVRPPRPVAGFRGTVRYASINAHKNKEMGRHDDLWSLFYMLVEFMVGQLPWRKIKDKEQVGNMKETYNHRLLLKHLPDEFSVFFDHISNLDYYTKPDYQLLMSVFDNSMKSYNVVENDPYDWEKLDSEDTLNVGTLATTAQQLTRLTPAYLGMANASAIPGDLQRENTEDVLQGERLSEADNCAPIPTQPALGTDVWEDVEHSRDRNLNHVQPQIRKVASEEERSKEGNQSPNSGSIQGSPRRVRSETLLIDHMAPLLRRMRHSQSMGLDKRLTPEPKPTIERFLEAYLGKQRPGLPQDRAVCRVEQGSLEDEEGAASSGYVAVNLSPVPQEGDSQEWVLVELEGGSGSAGSKPDEEERSGISPRSSSPLALPRTWSDPLPQRTSNLSGSVDFHTGVCHTGPPFARLPGLSGVIGLSGLRRLPAIQPATLAHLNRAHLEQSSSAAVQTVQPQQKTGDDFQPNNPSGTAEKEHNHVPAANSPSRSSNKPDENMISVKAFDKDVESDSGCPDGGPSSTPNQGEMTGHSVDAAPASPRELSPRASRIPVRDPDSPTRKCFPAPLSPSLSLSCEHFPSALLRDKFTFPTGSRGSDWQVEEPLSLSSSSGPLSSKSKIPRPISPTLVSDQISARFIPRPPPGKPPLRTGGENRRRRYRIRASSTGDTDLLDNLSQLMQERGGLTVCSSRCQRTTACSLQRSLSSSPSRFEGAHSQSPSSCSASPPPRISDLRVNQGSGFCSRVRAGSAESKTTTKMSK, from the exons ATGAGTGGGACAGTAGAGCAGACTGATATCTTGGCTGTCGGGAGCATGGTCCGGGAGCGATGGAGAGTg TTGAAGAAGATTGGTGGAGGTGGTTTTGGCGAGATCTATGAAGTGCTGGACCATGTGAACCAGGTCAGTGTTGCTCTGAAAGTGGAATCTGCCCAGCAACCAAAACAAGTCCTGAAGATGGAAGTAGCAGTTTTGAAAAGACTTCAAG GTAAAGACCATGTTTGTCGTTTTGTTGGCTGTGGACGCAATGACCGATTCAACTATGTAGTTATGGAGCTTCAG GGAAGGAACTTGGCCGACCTTCGACGCAACATGAGTCATGGCACCTTCAGCGTCTCCACCACACTCAGACTGGGCCGACAAATCTTAGAAGCTATCGAGAGCATCCACTCTGTGGGCTTCCTGCACAGAGACATCAAACCC TCCAACTTTGCAATGGGCCGACTTAACAGTACATGCCGAACCTGTTACATGCTCGATTTTGGATTGGCACGCCAGTTTACAAACTCATGTCAAGAAGTCCGTCCA CCACGTCCTGTGGCAGGATTCAGAGGGACCGTCCGATATGCTTCAATTAATGCTCACAAGAATAAG GAAATGGGTCGACATGATGACCTGTGGTCTTTATTTTATATGCTTGTGGAGTTCATGGTGGGTCAGCTCCCATGGAGAAAAATCAAAGACAAA GAACAAGTTGGAAATATGAAGGAGACATACAACCATCGACTCTTGCTCAAGCACCTTCCAGATGAGTTTAGCGTTTTCTTTGATCATATCTCCAATCTGGACTACTATACTAAACCAGATTATCAG CTCCTAATGTCAGTCTTTGACAACAGTATGAAGAGCTACAATGTGGTGGAAAATGACCCATATGACTGGGAGAAACTGGATTCAGAGGACACCCTTAATGTGGGAACTCTGGCAACCACAGCCCAGCAGTTGACTCGCCTCACACCTGCATATTTAGG TATGGCCAATGCCTCTGCAATCCCGGGTGATCTGCAGCGTGAGAACACAGAGGACGTCCTTCAGGGTGAGCGCCTCAGTGAGGCTGATAACTGCGCCCCCATCCCAACACAGCCTGCACTGGGAACCGATGTCTGGGAGGATGTAGAGCACAGTCGTGACAGAAATCTCAACCATGTTCAGCCGCAAATCAGAAAG GTGGCTAGTGAGGAGGAACGAAGCAAAGAGGGCAACCAAAGCCCCAACAGTGGCTCCATCCAGGGCTCCCCCAGACGCGTGCGCTCCGAAACCTTGCTCATCGACCACATGGCTCCGCTGCTGAGAAGGATGCGCCACAGTCAGAGCATGGGGCTGGATAAGAGACTAACTCCTGAACCCAAACCTACCATTGAACGCTTCCTTGAGGCCTA CTTAGGAAAGCAACGTCCAGGTCTGCCCCAGGACAGGGCTGTCTGTCGGGTCGAGCAGGGCTCTTTGGAGGATGAAGAGGGGGCAGCAAGCAGTGGTTACGTTGCCGTGAACCTCAGCCCTGTCCCACAAGAGGGCGACTCACAGGAGTGGGTCCTAGTGGAGCTTGAGGGTGGCAGCGGTTCAGCCGGCTCTAAACCAGATGAGGAGGAACGCTCAGGGATCTCGCCACGCTCCTCCAGCCCCCTCGCTCTCCCTCGTACCTGGTCTGATCCCCTGCCTCAGCGCACTAGCAATCTAAGTGGCTCAGTTGATTTTCACACAGGTGTCTGCCACACTGGACCTCCATTTGCAAGACTTCCCGGTTTGTCTGGAGTAATAGGCTTGTCTGGATTGAGAAGACTACCCGCAATACAGCCTGCGACATTGGCCCACCTTAACAGGGCTCATCTGGAGCAG TCCTCCAGTGCAGCAGTACAGACCGTTCAGCCTCAACAGAAGACAGGAGACGACTTTCAGCCTAACAATCCATCAGGAACTGCAGAAAAGGAGCACAACCACGTGCCAGCAGCCAATTCACCCTCTAGAAGCTCTAACAAGCCAGATGAAAACATGATCTCTGTTAAGGCCTTTGATAAGGATGTGGAGAGTGACTCGGGCTGCCCTGACGGTGGACCTTCTTCAACCCCCAACCAGGGTGAGATGACAGGACACAGTGTTGATGCGGCTCCTGCTTCACCTCGTGAACTCTCTCCACGAGCCAGTCGCATCCCTGTCCGTGACCCGGACTCTCCGACCCGCAAGTGTTTTCCGGCTCCGCTTTCTCCATCCCTGTCGCTGTCATGTGAGCACTTCCCCTCAGCACTGCTGCGTGACAAATTCACCTTCCCCACCGGTTCCCGAGGGTCAGACTGGCAGGTGGAGGAGCCGCTCTCTTTGTCCTCCTCTTCAGGCCCTTTGTCGAGCAAGAGTAAAATACCAAGACCCATAAGCCCCACACTAGTGTCGGATCAGATCTCTGCTCGATTTATTCCTCGACCGCCACCAGGAAAACCACCTCTCCGCACAGGTGGAGAAAACAG ACGCAGACGTTACCGCATTCGTGCCAGCAGCACCGGTGACACGGACCTCCTAGACAACCTGTCTCAGCTGATGCAGGAACGCGGTGGACTGACTGTTTGCTCGTCCCGCTGCCAGAGGACCACCGCCTGCTCTCTGCAACGCTCACTGAGCTCCTCTCCTTCCCGTTTTGAAGGTGCTCACAGCCAATCACCAAGCAGCTGCTCAGCCTCCCCCCCTCCAAGAATCAGTGACTTGCGAGTAAACCAAGGCTCGGGCTTCTGCTCCAGAGTCAGAGCCGGCAGTGCTGAGAGCAAAACCACCACCAAAAtgagcaaataa